GAAATCGACAAGCTGAAAGAAAGCCTGGCCATATAACTTTTTTTCCGGCAGGATGCTGCTGAATTCCACTGCCTAAAATTTATTTTAGAAAGCAACATTTAGTAATTTCTTTCTATAAACCTCATTCCCCGTTACGGCATTTTGTTGTCCCACAATGAATTATGAGCGGTTGAATGTGATATCCAAAAGGCATGAGGATTGCTGGGTAAGTCCGAGGTGAAATTGTATTTTTACGGCTCCAACCGACTGGAGCGGCGGGAAGAAAGCGGGGTTGGAATCATCGCTTTTGCCGTGCCGGATTTTGGGTTTCTTTTTCGTTCCGCTCACCGCGGAAGTGCCTTGGAATGCGAGCTTTATGCCCTTTTGACTTTGTGCCAGTTCGTAGAGGCCAATTCGGAACTGCTCAAGGGACAGAAATTGGAGTTTCTGGGGGATTCCGCCGCCGCGATCTATCAGGCCAGCCAGCCGGAGGGGTCGTTTCATTCCGTTGACCATTCCCTTCGGTCCGCCTCCGTCAGTCCGGCTCACGCCTCCGGCAACCCCTCCGCCCGGCTTTTTGAGCGGCTGCGGGCTTTCCGAAAAAAACTTGGTTTTTCACTTCTCTGGGTGCCGGTTTCCGAGAACCGGGCGGCAACGGAAGCCGTCTCTCATCCCACCATCAAAAACTCTCCCCTCGTTGGAAAACTGAACACTTCTTTTTTAGAATCTTTCAAAAGGAATCCCGGCCCGGGTCCTTCCACCTTTTGATTGATTTTTTCTCGGCGCGGTGGTATAATGCCATTGTCATGCGGGGTTTGACCGGATTTCTTGCCTTTTTTCTGGCCCTTGGGAGTATATCCTCTTTTGCCGCGCCGCGTCCCAAGTTTCTACCGGCCGCTCAATTGGCTCAATCCGGCCGCGACAGCATAAAAGCGTGGGTTTTTTTCCGGGATAAAGGCTCCTTCGGTTTTGAGGCCGTTGCCCAGCGGGCCGCTTTGCGCATCGCCCGCAAGGGAAATTCGGCCATTTCCACGGAAGCGGAAAGGCCGGTTTCCGCCGACTATGTCCGACGGCTCGAAGATCTTGGGGCCCGGGTCTGGCAGACCAGCCGCTGGCTGAACGCCGTTTCGGTTTGGATTTCACCCCAAAAACTACAAGCCATTGAACGGTTGCCTTTTGTGGCCGGTTTGCGGCCGGTAGCCAAGTTTAAGCGAAAGCCGCTTCCGGAGCCGCTGGAATCTGCGGTCGAACTTCCCCCCCAACAAGTAACGGAAACCGCCTACGCCGATTCCTACGGCCCGGCAATTACACAGTTGGACTCCCTCAACATCCCGCTCGTGCACACTCTGGGTCGCCGGGGAGATAGTGTTTTAGTGGCAATGCTGGATGACGGCTATAGGAAAAATCATTCCACCTTCAGTACTCTTTACGCGAATGGTCAAGTTTTGGCTGAATATGACTTTATTCAAAAGGATTTCGATACGGCTCCGGATGCCGGAGAACTCGCGATTGGTCAGGGGTTTCACGGAACGTCCACTTGGTCGGTCGTGGGGGGAACGGCCCCCGGTAGCTTTCTGGGAGGGGCTTACAAGGCCCATTTCATATTGGCAAAAACGGAGTATATACCTGCCGAAAACCAGTGGGAGGAAGATAACTGGGTGGCGGCCTTGGAATGGGCCGACAGCATCGGCGCTGATGTGGTTTCCAGTTCTTTGGCTTACCTCGACTTTGACGATAGTTGTATGTGTGATTATTCCTTTGCTGACTTGGATGGAATGTCTACCATCGTTTCGACCGCCGCTTCCATGGCCGCCGACATGGGAATTTTGGTCTGCAACGCCGCCGGCAACAACGGCCCTCCCGACAGTTCGATTTGGGCCCCGGCGGATGCCTTCGACGTTCTGGCCTGCGGTTCGGTGGACAGTTTTGGCGTATTAAGTTCCTTTTCTTCCCAAGGACCGATTGCCGACAGTCGGATTAAACCGGAACTGGTAGCACAGGGGTCACGGACGTACTTGGCGGACCCAGCAAATCTGGCGGGCTACAGGCGCTCCAACGGGACCTCCTTTTCCACCCCTTTAATTGCATCCGCCACCGCCGTTTTGATGTCCGTGCACCCGGACTGGGCGCCGCGGCAGATTCGGGAGGCGTTGATGCTTACTGCCAACAATGCCGCTTCCCCCAACATGCAGAAAGGATGGGGGGTGCCGGACGTCTACAAAGCGGCCCTCTTCCGTCCGGACAGCACGGTCACGCTGGAAATCGTTAATGAGGGAACCATTGCCAATGTTCCCATCGGAGTCTCATCCCATCCCGTGAAGGTGGTGGTGCACAATCCCCGCGGTTTCCCGGTAAATTCGCCGCAATTGTTCTTTAAGGAAATTTCCGCGTCGGGTTTTTCTTCCGTGGCTTTGACGCCGGCCGCCGGCGACACCCTTTCGGCTTCCATACCTATTGCTTCCTCCGATTTGGAAATCGTTTATTATGCATCCGCCAACGGCGGCGTGGTGAAAGACCCGGTGTTTGCCCCCATCTGGCTCCGTCATTTGATTCTTCGTCCCTGGTTCAAAGATCATGCGGATTCGGGGAGTTATGACTGGCGGGCCTCGGGCACGAATCAAAGCTGGGGGCCTTCCGGGCGCCAGGCCAATTCCGGTTATTTTTCTTTTGCCGACTCCCCGCGGGGAAATTACCGCAACAGCGTGGACGAGCGCTGGGAAATGAACCGGGGGATACGTTTGGATACCACCACCAACTACTTTCTGCGCTATTTAGAGCGGTATGCCTTGGTGCCGGGGGATTCCATCATGGTGCAAATCTCCACGGATGGCGGGGTCAACTGGTCCACGCTGGCCGGAACGGTAAAAACCACCGGCACGCTTTCAACCTGGACGGAACGAATCGTCACCTTGGGAGCGTACTACCAATCCCCCGATTTCCGGGTGCGTTTCCGGTTGAAAAGCGACCTTTCCGGCACTGCGGACGGCTGGTTCGTAGACGACGTTTCCCTGTTGCTCCGGGGGGACTTGAACGGGGACGGGGTTTTGACCCCGGCGGACATCGTGCTTGAACTTCTCTTCCTGTTTTCCGGTTCGCTCCCGCCGATGCCCCTGGCGGCCGCCGATTTGAACGGTGATTTGGCCTACCTGCCGTCCGATGCGGTTTGTCTTTTGAGCACGGTGTTCAGCTCTACTCCCTGTTCGACTCCCTGATTTTGGTTTAACTCGGTATTCCTTTTCCCTATTATTGCTTGACATTTTCAGGCCGCCAGAATAGCTTACTGTTCCTATGAAAATCGAGCTTTTTCCCGGACGCAAGGAAATATCCGAGCAGGATTGGAAGTTCGAATTCGGCGAACTGGATTTGAAAAATTTTTTAGTCGGGTTCTACGAGTCGGGCCGTCTGCGCCTCACCGCGCAGGCATCCGGCAGGGATTACCAGATGTCCGGCGAACTGTTTGCCCCGGCGGTGCTGGAGTGCAGCCGCTGCCTGGAGCCCTTCCGGCTGCCCCTGCTTTTGCCTTTGGGCTGGTTTGTGCGCCGGGTGGAGGCGTTAACCCCCGAGGATGAGCTGCCGGACGGGGAGTTTGAAATCCTGCCGGAAACCCAGGAGTTGGATTTTACCGGCCGCGTTCGGGAAACCATCATTTTCAACCTCCCGGCCAAGCCCCTCTGCCGTTCCGACTGCCGGGGGCTTTGTCCGGTATGCGGGCAGAATTTGAACAACCGGGAATGCGACTGCCGGCGCGAGGCGGCCGATCCCCGTTGGGACGGTTTGCGCCGGCTTATGCAGTAAGCCCGGCGGGCCGGTTTACTTGTTAAACGTATAAGAAAAGCGAGGTATTTGTGCCGTTACCGAAACGAAGACATTCCAAAACCCGCGGCAAAAAACGCCGCACCCACTGGAAACTTTCCGCGCCGGCCTTGGTGGAATGCCGCCAGTGCCATCAAAAGCACCGGGCCCACCACGTCTGCCCCCACTGCGGGTACTACGCCGGAAAGCCGGTTACCGAGCCCGAGGAAGTTTAAGGTTTGAACGAAACGAAAGCTCCGATCCGGGTGGCCGTCGATGCCATGGGATCGGATTTCGGCCCCCGGCCCGTGGTGGCCGGCGCCTTGGAGCTTTTGGCCGAAGATGCCGGGAAGGAGTACCGGCTTCTTTTGGTCGGGGACCCAAAAAAAATCGAGGCCGAACTGGCCCGGCACCGGGCGCACAACGGGGAGCTGGAAATTGTCGCCGCTTCCGAGAAAGTGGAAATGGGGGAACCCCCCAGCGAGGCGGTCAAGAAGAAGGATTCCTCGATTGCCGTCGCCGCCCGTCTGGTCAAAGAAGGCCGGGCGGATGCCTGGCTTTCGGGCGGCAACACGGGCGCGGTCATGGCTTCCGCCCTTTTAACACTCGGGCGGCTGGAGGGGGTTTCCCGTCCGGCCATTGCCATTGTTTTTCCCACCGTAAAAGCGCCGGCCATGCTTCTGGATGTCGGGGCGAACGCCGAATGCAAACCCCTCCACCTCGAGCAGTTCGCCTTGATGGGGTCCATTTATTACAGCTACGTTTTCAACCATACCGAACCCAAAGTGGGGCTTCTGTCCATCGGGGAGGAGCCGACCAAGGGGAACGAGCTGGTCTTGGCCAGCCACCGGCTTCTGGCCGAAAGCGGGCTGAACTTTCAAGGCAACGTGGAGGGGCGGGACGTGATGGAAGGGGGCTGCCAGGTGATCGTCACGGACGGGTTTACCGGCAACGTGATTTTGAAGTTTGCCGAGGGGCTCTACGGATTTTTGGGCAAAAAATTCCGCCACCAAATCTCCACCAACATCTTTTCCCGCTTTGCCGTTTTTCTCTTGGCCCCGTTTCTGCGCCGCTTGAAGAAAAGCCTGGACTACGCCGAGTACGGCGGCGCCCCGCTTCTGGGGGTGAATGGCGTCACGATTATCTGCCACGGCGGCTCGTCGGCGCGGGCCATCAAAAACGGCATCAAGGCGGCCGCCGGAATGTTCCGGGCGCGGGTCAACGAGCATATTCAGGAGAAGCTGGCTGGATGGAAGGAAACCGATTGAAGAAGGCCGTTCTTGTCGGCGTGGGGGCCGCCACGCCGGAGCGGGTTTTGACCAACTACGATTTCGAAAAGATGGTCGAGACCTCGGATGAGTGGATTGTCACCCGCACCGGCATCCGGGAGCGGCACGTGGTGGAAAACGGGACGGTTGGAACGGATTTGGCCCTGGAGGCCTCCCGGAAGGCCTTGCAGGAAGCGGGGCTTTCCCCCGAAGAAGTGGATTTGATTCTTTTGGGGACGGTTACGCCGGACTACCTCGTTCCCTCCTCCGCCTGCATTTTGCAGCAAAAGCTGGGGGCCGCGAAAGCGGCGGCGATGGACGTGGTGGCGGGCTGCACCGGATTTATTTACGGCCTGGCCACCGCCAACGCCTTCGTTCAATCCGGCATGTACAAAAACGTTCTGGTCATCGGCGTGGAGGTGCTTTCCAAACTCACCAACTATAAAGACCGGAACACCTGTGTTTTGTTTGGCGATGCCGCGGGAGCAGTAGTCGTACAGGCGGCCCCCCCGGACGAACGGCGCGGCATCTTATCCACCTTCCTGGCCGCTGACGGCGGTCTGGCCGATTTGTTGTACGTCCCAATCGGGGGGACGGTGGAGCCCTTGACGCCGGAAAACTATGAGAAGCGGGGGCACTACATCAAAATGGCGGGCAACGAGGTCTTCAAGTCGGCCGTGCGGGAAATGGGGGAGGCAGCCGCCATCGCTTTGGAAAAAGCGGGCTGTTCTTCCGACGAACTCTCATTATTAATCCCCCACCAGGCCAACATCCGCATCATCGAGGCGACCGCCAAGCGGGTGGGGCTGCCGATGGAAAAAGTGTACGTAAACATTGACCGCTACGGAAACACCTCGTCCGCCTCCGTCCCGCTGGCGCTCTGGGAGGCGCGCCAAAACGGCAGGGTTAAGAAGGGGGACTTGGTGCTCATGGTCGCCTTCGGCGCCGGGTTCACCTGGGGCTCCGTTTTGGTGCGGTTATGAAGCGCGCCCTGCTCTTTCCCGGACAAGGGTCGCAAAAAGTGGGGATGGGAAAAGAGCTGTACCACACGTTCTCCGAGGCACGCGAGGTTTTCGACCGGGCGGACGGGGTGTTGAAGTATTCGCTGTCGGGCATCTGCTTTGACGGGCCGGAGGAGAAACTGGTACAGACGGCGTACACCCAGCCGGCGGTTTTCGTCACCTCCATCGCGGCTTGGAGGATTTTGCAAAAGCAGAACGAAAAGTTTGACTTCACGGCCGGGCACTCGCTCGGCGAATACACGGCCCTGGCGGCCGCCGGGGTTTTGAAATTTGAAGAGGCGCTTTTGGCCGTGGCCGCCCGGGCGCGATTCATGCAGGAGGCCTGCGACCAAAACCCGGGGACAATGGCGGCCCTGATAGGCGTTACGCCCGCGGAGGCGGAAGAAATTTGCCGAGAAGCCTCTTCGGCAGGCGTGGTCGTGCCGGCCAATTTCAATTCCCCCGGGCAGGTGGCCGTTTCGGGAGAGCGCGCGGCTGTGGAAAAGGCGGTTGAAACGGCGAAGGCGGGCGGCAAAAAGGGGATGCTTTTGCCCGTGGGGGGGGCCTTCCATTCCCCCCTGATGGAACCGGCAAAAAAGAAACTTGCGGAATTTCTGGATTCGATTACTTTTTCCCCCGCTCAAATCCCGGTGGTGGCCAATGTCACCGCGCGGGAGGAGACCCGGCCGGAGGAGTTTCGCCGGCTGTTGAAGGAGCAAATCACATCCCCCGTGCGCTGGGAGGAAACGCTCATCCGGCTTGCAAGCCTGGGGGTGGAGGAGTTCGTGGAAGCGGGGCCGGGGAAGGTATTGGCCGGATTGGTCAAAAGAACCTTGAAGGGCGCACAGACCCGAAATTTCGAAACACCGGCGGACTTTGCGGCCCGCCCGGCGGCGGTTTGATTTCGATGCAAACGGAGACCGGCGTTTTGGATGAAACGATTCACAAAGATTTGACCGGCCGTGCGGCGTTGGTCACCGGGGCGGCCCGGGGCATCGGCCGGTCCATTGCCCGCAGATTGGCGGCGCGCGGCGCTTCGGTGGTCATCTCCGATTTACTGGCAGATGCCGCAGGGACCACGGCGGAAGAGTTCAAATCGGCCGGATTTACGGCTCTCGCTTTGGCCGGCGACGTTTCCTCCGCCGGCTCGGTCGAGGAAACGGTAGCCAAAACGGTGGAGGCGTTCGGCTCGCTGGATATTTTGGTCAACAATGCGGGTATCACCAAAGACGGGCTTTTGTTCCGGATGAACGAAACGGACTGGGACAAGGTTATGGCGGTGAATTTAAAAGGGGTTTTTCTGGTCACCAAGGCGGCCTCCCGGGTGATGGCCCAAAAGCGCTGGGGACGGATTGTCAACATCAGCTCGGTGGTCGGCTTGATGGGGAACGCCGGACAGGCCAACTACGCCGCCTCCAAGGCGGGTGTGGTCGGATTCACCAAGGCCTGTGCCAAGGAGCTGGCGGGGCGGAACATAACCGTCAACGCCGTAGCCCCCGGCTACATCCAGACCGAAATGACCGAAAAGCTGCCGGAACGGGCCAAAGAGGCGTTTCTGGCGGCGATTCCCCTGGGGCGGGCCGGCACGGCGGAGGAGGTGGCCGCGGCGGTCGGTTTTTTGGTTTCGGAGGAGGCCGGATACATCACCGGCCAGGTTTTGCAAATAGACGGCGGACTGTTAATGTAACAACTTGCCCCGGAGATGGGGAGAGAACAAAAGGAGGAGAATACATGGCATCGCAAATCGAGCAAAAAGTGCGTGAAATCATCGTCGAGCAGCTGGGGGTCGACCCCGAGCAGGTGACCCAGGAAGCATCCTTCGTGGATGATCTGGGGGCCGACTCGCTGGACACCGTCGAACTGGTGATGGCCTTGGAAGAGGAATTCGATCTGGAAATCCCGGACGAGGACGCCGAGAAAATCACCACCGTCGGGGAGGCGATTGAGTACATCGAGAGGAACATGGAAAAAGAAGAAGCGGAATGAAGCGCGTAGTGGTGACCGGTCTGGGGGTTTTGACTCCCGTCGGTCACACCATAAAAGAGTTCTGGGATAATCTCACCGCCGGTCGCTCCGGCGTGGGGAGAATCAGCCGCTTCGACGTTTCCGCCTACGACTGCCAGATTGCCGGGGAGGTAAAGGGGTTCGATCCCTCCAAGGTGCTGGACAAAAAGGAGGCCCGGCGGGCGGACCTTTTTGAGCAGTATGCCCTGGCGGCCACCAGCCAGGCCTTGGCGGAAGCCGGTCTCGATTCCACAAAAATAAATCCGGAACGGGTTGGAGTCGTGCTGGGTTCCGGCATCGGCGGCATCGACACCTTCGAACGGCAGCATCAGGCCCTGCTTTCCGGCGGGCCGGGCCGGGTTTCCCCCTTCTTTATCCCGATGATGATTATCGATATGGGCCCCGGGTTGGTTTCCATGCGCTACGGGTTGAAGGGCCCCAACTACGCCACGGTATCGGCCTGCGCCTCCTCGGCGCATGCCATCGGCGATGCTTTTCACATCATCCAGCGCGGGGAAGCGGAGGCGATGGTCACCGGCGGTTGCGAAGCGACCATCACCCCCACCTCCCTAGCCGGATTCTGCTCCGCCCGGGCGCTCTCCACCCGGAACGACGAGCCGGAGCGGGCCTCCCGCCCTTTCGACAAGGACCGGGACGGATTCGTGATGGGGGAAGGAGGAGGGATTCTCGTTCTGGAAGAGCTGGAGCATGCCAAAAAAAGGGGCGCCAAGATTTACGCCGAGCTTTTGGGTTTTGGTATGACCGGCGACGCCTACCATATGACCTCCCCGGCCCCCAAAGGGGAAGGAGCGGCCCGTGCGATGCGCGAGGCATTGCGTTCCGCCCGATTAAACCCCGAGCAGATTGATTACATCAACGCCCATGGCACCTCCACCGATTTGGGGGATGTGGCCGAAACGGAGGCGGTCAAGACGGTTTTTGGAGAATACGCCTACAAAGTTCCGATTTCCTCCACCAAATCAATGACCGGCCACCTTCTGGGGGCGGCGGGGGCGACCGAACTGATCGCTTCCATACTCACCATAGATTCCGGCGTTATGCATCCCACTATTAATTTGGACGAGCCGGACCCGGCCTGCGACTTGGACTACATTCCGAAACAGGCCCGCGAAAAAAAGGTGAATCATGTTCTATCCAACTCCTTCGGCTTTGGCGGGCACAACGTTTCCATCTTAGCCGGCCGCTTTAACGGGAGGTAATGTGCCCCGCCGGGCGGTCTCCCAGCTTCGCAAACTGCTTCAGGGGCTTTTCGGCGCCCATCCGTATGAGGAGCGGGAGCTCGCGGAGCTCTTGGACTACCGTTTTCACGACCGGGAGCTTTTGGAGCAAGCGTTGACCCACCGCTCGGCGGCCCGGCTTTCCGGAAAAAAGACCGCCTACTTTTCGGCCAACGAGCGGCTGGAGTTTTTGGGGGACGCCGTCTTGGGCCTGATCACCAGCCGGTTTCTTTTTGAGCATTTTCCGGAAAAAGACGAAGGGGAGCTTTCCAAACTGAAGGCCGCCCTGGTCAACAAGGTCACCCTCTCCCGCGTGGCCCGGGAAATCGGGCTGGGAAAATTCTTAAAACTCTCCCCGGAGGAGGAACGGATGGGGGGGCGCCACCGCCATTCCATCATCGCCGACGCCTACGAAGCGCTTCTGGGAGCCGTTTACCTGGACGGCGGGCTGGAGGCCGCCGCGGAGATGATCGAAACGCAGGTGCTTTCGCGGATGGGGGAGTTGGTTTCGGACCGGGCCCACTACAATTACAAAGGGGAATTGCTGGAATATTTGCAGGGTCGCGGCATGGGGGCGCCGCGCTACGTTCTGGAAACGGAGGAGGGGCCGGATCACAGCAAAAACTTCACCATGGCGGTGATGATTTTGGGAACCAAGCTCGCCGTGGGGGCGGGTCCCTCCAAAAAAGAGGCGGAGCAAAAAGCGGCCCGGCTTGCGCTTTTGGCCCTGCGCCAAAAAGAAAACCAGCTTCCAAAACC
The Verrucomicrobiia bacterium DNA segment above includes these coding regions:
- the fabF gene encoding beta-ketoacyl-ACP synthase II → MKRVVVTGLGVLTPVGHTIKEFWDNLTAGRSGVGRISRFDVSAYDCQIAGEVKGFDPSKVLDKKEARRADLFEQYALAATSQALAEAGLDSTKINPERVGVVLGSGIGGIDTFERQHQALLSGGPGRVSPFFIPMMIIDMGPGLVSMRYGLKGPNYATVSACASSAHAIGDAFHIIQRGEAEAMVTGGCEATITPTSLAGFCSARALSTRNDEPERASRPFDKDRDGFVMGEGGGILVLEELEHAKKRGAKIYAELLGFGMTGDAYHMTSPAPKGEGAARAMREALRSARLNPEQIDYINAHGTSTDLGDVAETEAVKTVFGEYAYKVPISSTKSMTGHLLGAAGATELIASILTIDSGVMHPTINLDEPDPACDLDYIPKQAREKKVNHVLSNSFGFGGHNVSILAGRFNGR
- a CDS encoding S8 family serine peptidase → MTGFLAFFLALGSISSFAAPRPKFLPAAQLAQSGRDSIKAWVFFRDKGSFGFEAVAQRAALRIARKGNSAISTEAERPVSADYVRRLEDLGARVWQTSRWLNAVSVWISPQKLQAIERLPFVAGLRPVAKFKRKPLPEPLESAVELPPQQVTETAYADSYGPAITQLDSLNIPLVHTLGRRGDSVLVAMLDDGYRKNHSTFSTLYANGQVLAEYDFIQKDFDTAPDAGELAIGQGFHGTSTWSVVGGTAPGSFLGGAYKAHFILAKTEYIPAENQWEEDNWVAALEWADSIGADVVSSSLAYLDFDDSCMCDYSFADLDGMSTIVSTAASMAADMGILVCNAAGNNGPPDSSIWAPADAFDVLACGSVDSFGVLSSFSSQGPIADSRIKPELVAQGSRTYLADPANLAGYRRSNGTSFSTPLIASATAVLMSVHPDWAPRQIREALMLTANNAASPNMQKGWGVPDVYKAALFRPDSTVTLEIVNEGTIANVPIGVSSHPVKVVVHNPRGFPVNSPQLFFKEISASGFSSVALTPAAGDTLSASIPIASSDLEIVYYASANGGVVKDPVFAPIWLRHLILRPWFKDHADSGSYDWRASGTNQSWGPSGRQANSGYFSFADSPRGNYRNSVDERWEMNRGIRLDTTTNYFLRYLERYALVPGDSIMVQISTDGGVNWSTLAGTVKTTGTLSTWTERIVTLGAYYQSPDFRVRFRLKSDLSGTADGWFVDDVSLLLRGDLNGDGVLTPADIVLELLFLFSGSLPPMPLAAADLNGDLAYLPSDAVCLLSTVFSSTPCSTP
- the acpP gene encoding acyl carrier protein, with the translated sequence MASQIEQKVREIIVEQLGVDPEQVTQEASFVDDLGADSLDTVELVMALEEEFDLEIPDEDAEKITTVGEAIEYIERNMEKEEAE
- the fabD gene encoding ACP S-malonyltransferase; its protein translation is MKRALLFPGQGSQKVGMGKELYHTFSEAREVFDRADGVLKYSLSGICFDGPEEKLVQTAYTQPAVFVTSIAAWRILQKQNEKFDFTAGHSLGEYTALAAAGVLKFEEALLAVAARARFMQEACDQNPGTMAALIGVTPAEAEEICREASSAGVVVPANFNSPGQVAVSGERAAVEKAVETAKAGGKKGMLLPVGGAFHSPLMEPAKKKLAEFLDSITFSPAQIPVVANVTAREETRPEEFRRLLKEQITSPVRWEETLIRLASLGVEEFVEAGPGKVLAGLVKRTLKGAQTRNFETPADFAARPAAV
- a CDS encoding DUF177 domain-containing protein; the encoded protein is MKIELFPGRKEISEQDWKFEFGELDLKNFLVGFYESGRLRLTAQASGRDYQMSGELFAPAVLECSRCLEPFRLPLLLPLGWFVRRVEALTPEDELPDGEFEILPETQELDFTGRVRETIIFNLPAKPLCRSDCRGLCPVCGQNLNNRECDCRREAADPRWDGLRRLMQ
- the rnc gene encoding ribonuclease III; translated protein: MPRRAVSQLRKLLQGLFGAHPYEERELAELLDYRFHDRELLEQALTHRSAARLSGKKTAYFSANERLEFLGDAVLGLITSRFLFEHFPEKDEGELSKLKAALVNKVTLSRVAREIGLGKFLKLSPEEERMGGRHRHSIIADAYEALLGAVYLDGGLEAAAEMIETQVLSRMGELVSDRAHYNYKGELLEYLQGRGMGAPRYVLETEEGPDHSKNFTMAVMILGTKLAVGAGPSKKEAEQKAARLALLALRQKENQLPKPVES
- the rpmF gene encoding 50S ribosomal protein L32 — protein: MPLPKRRHSKTRGKKRRTHWKLSAPALVECRQCHQKHRAHHVCPHCGYYAGKPVTEPEEV
- the plsX gene encoding phosphate acyltransferase PlsX → MNETKAPIRVAVDAMGSDFGPRPVVAGALELLAEDAGKEYRLLLVGDPKKIEAELARHRAHNGELEIVAASEKVEMGEPPSEAVKKKDSSIAVAARLVKEGRADAWLSGGNTGAVMASALLTLGRLEGVSRPAIAIVFPTVKAPAMLLDVGANAECKPLHLEQFALMGSIYYSYVFNHTEPKVGLLSIGEEPTKGNELVLASHRLLAESGLNFQGNVEGRDVMEGGCQVIVTDGFTGNVILKFAEGLYGFLGKKFRHQISTNIFSRFAVFLLAPFLRRLKKSLDYAEYGGAPLLGVNGVTIICHGGSSARAIKNGIKAAAGMFRARVNEHIQEKLAGWKETD
- a CDS encoding beta-ketoacyl-ACP synthase III; the encoded protein is MEGNRLKKAVLVGVGAATPERVLTNYDFEKMVETSDEWIVTRTGIRERHVVENGTVGTDLALEASRKALQEAGLSPEEVDLILLGTVTPDYLVPSSACILQQKLGAAKAAAMDVVAGCTGFIYGLATANAFVQSGMYKNVLVIGVEVLSKLTNYKDRNTCVLFGDAAGAVVVQAAPPDERRGILSTFLAADGGLADLLYVPIGGTVEPLTPENYEKRGHYIKMAGNEVFKSAVREMGEAAAIALEKAGCSSDELSLLIPHQANIRIIEATAKRVGLPMEKVYVNIDRYGNTSSASVPLALWEARQNGRVKKGDLVLMVAFGAGFTWGSVLVRL
- the fabG gene encoding 3-oxoacyl-[acyl-carrier-protein] reductase, with product MQTETGVLDETIHKDLTGRAALVTGAARGIGRSIARRLAARGASVVISDLLADAAGTTAEEFKSAGFTALALAGDVSSAGSVEETVAKTVEAFGSLDILVNNAGITKDGLLFRMNETDWDKVMAVNLKGVFLVTKAASRVMAQKRWGRIVNISSVVGLMGNAGQANYAASKAGVVGFTKACAKELAGRNITVNAVAPGYIQTEMTEKLPERAKEAFLAAIPLGRAGTAEEVAAAVGFLVSEEAGYITGQVLQIDGGLLM